A genomic segment from Garra rufa chromosome 5, GarRuf1.0, whole genome shotgun sequence encodes:
- the LOC141334419 gene encoding serine/threonine-protein kinase SIK2-like produces METSIDEGIEAEEEHAVPLAAFHTARFSQRRHTLSEVTNQPAVLPITGLNPSLGSMDSEYSMGSTQSDFSLPEENPALKEALSTTPASPAAPVFLGMKPPEPTLQPLNTEGQGAHNHSLVSFREGRRASDTSLTQGLVAFRQHLQNLARTKGFLELNKAQIVLDGGGGGKPTISPQELLEPHHPFSHQGEGRQCLIGKDTLTFTGKMHPYLLSRRQSLETQYLAQRLQRASQLASGLGSGQMFCKEAAPRTLEQQLQEHRLQQKRLYLQKQSQVQAYFHQMQLAEDAYPPPQDSRDPQNSSSPLSSPPFTRTQTLTPFLEPGTSPLTYGPKSARFPDWPPPPDNRTSYTPSLPTEPLYAWSPAQPPLPPGKAESPLAQPAPEAPFLDCEMMESVEVPQGCVLVN; encoded by the exons ATGGAGACGTCCATTGATGAGGGCATTGAGGCAGAGGAAGAGCACGCTGTGCCCCTCGCCGCCTTTCATACAGCTCGCTTCAGTCAGCGTCGGCATACGCTGTCTGAGGTCACCAACCAACCTGCTGTGCTGCCCATTACAG GTCTGAACCCGTCCCTCGGCAGCATGGACTCCGAGTACAGCATGGGTTCGACTCAAAGTGACTTCAGCTTGCCTGAAGAGAATCCAGCTCTAAAGGAAGCATTAAGCACTACACCTGCCAGCCCCGCAGCTCCAGTCTTCCTGGGCATGAAGCCCCCTGAGCCCACCCTTCAGCCGCTCAACACAGAGGGGCAAGGCGCTCATAATCACTCACTAGTCAGTTTCAGAGAGGGGCGAAGAGCTTCAGACACGTCTCTCACTCAAG GTTTAGTGGCATTCAGACAGCACCTCCAGAACCTGGCCAGAACCAAGGGCTTCCTAGAGCTGAACAAAGCCCAGATAGTGTTAGATGGTGGAGGAGGCGGCAAACCCACAATCAGTCCCCAGGAGCTCCTAGAGCCTCACCACCCATTTAGCCACCAG GGAGAAGGACGCCAATGTCTAATTGGAAAAGATACATTGACTTTTACTGGTAAAATGCACCCTTATCTGCTATCCAGGAGACAGAGTTTGGAGACGCAGTACCTCGCTCAACGACTACAG AGGGCCAGTCAGTTAGCAAGTGGTCTTGGAAGTGGACAGATGTTTTGTAAAGAAGCTGCACCACGCACTTTAGAACAACAACTTCAGGAGCACAG ACTGCAGCAGAAGAGGCTCTATCTCCAGAAGCAGTCTCAGGTACAGGCCTACTTCCACCAGATGCAGCTGGCAGAGGATGCTTACCCACCTCCCCAGGACAGCAGAGACCCCCAAAACAGCAGCAGTCCTTTGTCCAGCCCTCCCTTCACAAGGACCCAAACCCTAACCCCTTTTCTGGAGCCCGGCACCTCGCCCCTAACGTACGGGCCCAAGTCAGCCCGCTTCCCAGACTGGCCTCCGCCACCAGACAACCGCACAAGCTACACCCCATCCCTCCCTACAGAGCCCCTGTACGCATGGAGTCCTGCCCAGCCGCCTCTCCCACCAGGCAAAGCGGAAAGCCCTTTGGCCCAACCTGCACCTGAAGCCCCTTTTCTGGACTGTGAGATGATGGAGAGTGTAGAGGTCCCACAAGGTTGTGTACTCGTAAACTAA